The following coding sequences lie in one Myxococcus xanthus genomic window:
- the istB gene encoding IS21-like element helper ATPase IstB, with product MSTYDELVPVLKKLRLSGLLQSLEVRCREAADANLSLTEFLYRLLADEVERRDGKQLDVRMRRAAFERPSTLEDFDFSFNTSVPRTKVLELGTCTFVERHENVLVVGPAGVGKSHLAQALGQRACRAGHAVLYVSAHDLLTQLRASRADNSYERRLLRFTTPALLIVDDLGLRPLTGEEGIDLYEIVRRRYERAATCITSNRALEEWPPLFGDALLASAAMDRLLHHSHVLTIEGDSYRNPPLAKRTRAPRAAQVETAAR from the coding sequence ATGAGTACCTATGACGAGCTCGTCCCCGTGTTGAAGAAGCTGCGCCTGTCCGGGCTGCTGCAGTCCCTCGAGGTGCGCTGCCGCGAGGCGGCCGACGCCAACTTGTCGCTGACGGAATTCCTCTACCGACTGCTGGCCGACGAGGTGGAGCGGCGCGACGGCAAGCAGTTGGACGTGCGCATGCGCCGTGCCGCCTTCGAACGACCCAGCACATTGGAGGACTTCGACTTCTCCTTCAACACCTCCGTCCCGCGTACCAAGGTGCTGGAGCTGGGCACCTGCACCTTTGTCGAGCGGCACGAGAACGTGCTGGTAGTGGGCCCGGCGGGCGTCGGCAAGAGTCACCTCGCCCAGGCGCTGGGCCAGCGAGCCTGTCGCGCCGGCCACGCCGTCCTCTACGTGAGCGCCCACGACCTGCTCACGCAGCTGCGCGCCTCACGCGCCGACAACAGCTACGAGCGTCGCCTCCTGCGCTTCACCACGCCAGCCCTGCTCATCGTCGACGACCTGGGACTGCGGCCCCTCACGGGAGAGGAGGGCATCGACTTGTACGAGATTGTCCGCCGTCGCTACGAGCGTGCGGCCACTTGCATCACTTCCAATCGCGCCCTGGAGGAGTGGCCGCCGCTGTTTGGTGACGCACTGCTGGCCAGCGCCGCCATGGACCGGCTGCTGCACCACTCCCATGTCCTCACCATCGAGGGTGACAGCTACCGCAACCCACCGCTCGCCAAGCGCACCCGCGCACCGCGCGCGGCCCAGGTCGAGACTGCCGCACGCTGA
- a CDS encoding Ig-like domain-containing protein, protein MSVSEGDAERIELLVDDAVVATTDSAPHIFTWDSTGHSEGSYRLKARAISEGRTFTSAPRTVIVDRTAPLLVSRTPEDGGAVAGRDLRMTLSFSEPLHPANVRPGLFAWDGLPADSAHLSEDGHALTLQAQARLELPSRYHLLAQDNGLTDLAGNRVGPIETSSVWVVPTWTASAPVLRIHAEDNNHWAPRIRAASSGTAYVALMDITAVGMGGRSRTALHVSHWDGTMWRPLGGGKINEREVFRYGSFSFVMDASGAPLVSFSQDAVDDPTAALAWVYRWQGAQWVSLGGAIHEGASEVTIGTALAMYEGTPNPTSVRSRLRSSPGRRAATKEKTAWPQWCGPSSTMW, encoded by the coding sequence GTGAGCGTTTCCGAAGGGGACGCCGAGCGCATCGAGCTGCTCGTCGATGACGCCGTCGTCGCCACCACGGATTCGGCACCGCACATTTTCACCTGGGACAGCACGGGCCACTCGGAAGGCTCCTACCGTCTGAAGGCGCGCGCCATCTCCGAGGGACGGACCTTCACGAGTGCCCCCCGCACGGTCATCGTGGACCGCACCGCACCGTTGCTGGTCAGCCGCACGCCTGAAGACGGCGGCGCCGTGGCCGGCCGCGACCTGCGAATGACGCTGAGCTTCTCGGAGCCCCTCCACCCCGCGAACGTACGGCCGGGGCTCTTCGCCTGGGACGGCCTCCCCGCGGACAGCGCCCATCTCTCCGAGGATGGCCACGCGTTGACGCTCCAGGCGCAGGCAAGGTTGGAGCTTCCGTCCCGCTATCATCTCCTCGCCCAGGACAATGGGCTGACGGACCTGGCGGGAAACCGCGTGGGCCCCATTGAAACCTCCAGCGTCTGGGTGGTTCCGACCTGGACCGCCTCCGCGCCAGTGCTGCGCATCCACGCCGAGGACAACAACCATTGGGCGCCAAGAATCCGAGCGGCCTCCTCCGGAACAGCCTACGTCGCGTTGATGGACATCACGGCTGTTGGGATGGGAGGGCGCTCCCGTACCGCCCTGCACGTCAGCCACTGGGACGGGACGATGTGGCGCCCACTTGGTGGGGGCAAGATCAATGAACGCGAAGTCTTTCGATACGGCAGCTTCTCATTCGTGATGGACGCGTCCGGCGCCCCGCTGGTCTCCTTCTCGCAAGATGCGGTAGACGACCCGACCGCCGCCCTCGCGTGGGTCTATCGCTGGCAGGGCGCGCAGTGGGTCAGTCTTGGCGGCGCGATTCACGAGGGAGCATCGGAGGTCACGATCGGTACCGCGCTTGCGATGTACGAAGGAACCCCTAACCCGACAAGCGTGAGGAGCCGCTTGCGAAGTTCACCGGGGCGGAGGGCAGCCACGAAAGAGAAGACCGCGTGGCCGCAGTGGTGTGGCCCATCTTCAACTATGTGGTGA
- the istA gene encoding IS21 family transposase: MLAARPAAPPAPQQTSSLEAHRAQVEAWVAKGLQPQAIFTRLQMEAGVPVGSLSAVKRLVGSVRRAQGVSEEDVAIPVETAPGEVAQVDFGEVGRLYDADAGVLRRAWVFVMVPGYSRHLFATLVFDQRVETWLRCHEAAFAYFGGVPHCIVPDNLKAAVVRTAFGVDGERALQRSYRALARHYGFIVDPAPPRAPEKKGKVEAGVRYVKGNFFAGRAGEDARECEAALQRWLRDVASVRVHGTTGRQPRLLFQEAEASALRALPAAAWAPEVWHEARVHRDAHVMYGRRLYSVPWRLIGQPVWLCVTAHDVRVYAQDERVATHPLRGEGHRSTVETHLPEARAALRHRSRSHWETRAARLGPHTEAYVRAVFDADDVLSQLRCVQAMVVHLEGFPRERAEAACRRALHFGNLRYQGLKDILRRGLDLQPLPQDGHLALATPAATATPPAPRYARDVRTLLLR; the protein is encoded by the coding sequence GTGCTGGCGGCGCGACCCGCAGCCCCGCCAGCGCCCCAGCAGACGTCCAGCCTGGAGGCGCACCGCGCGCAGGTGGAAGCGTGGGTGGCCAAGGGCCTGCAGCCGCAGGCCATCTTCACCCGGCTGCAGATGGAGGCAGGGGTGCCGGTAGGCAGCCTCTCGGCCGTCAAACGCCTGGTGGGTAGCGTGCGTCGGGCCCAGGGCGTGAGTGAAGAGGACGTCGCCATCCCGGTGGAGACGGCCCCGGGTGAGGTGGCGCAGGTGGACTTCGGCGAGGTGGGCCGGCTGTACGACGCGGACGCGGGGGTGCTCCGGCGCGCCTGGGTGTTCGTCATGGTGCCCGGCTACAGCCGCCACCTCTTCGCCACGCTGGTGTTCGACCAGCGCGTGGAGACGTGGCTGCGCTGTCACGAGGCCGCCTTCGCGTACTTCGGCGGCGTGCCCCATTGCATCGTGCCCGACAACCTCAAGGCGGCGGTGGTGCGCACGGCCTTTGGGGTGGACGGGGAAAGAGCCCTGCAGCGCAGCTATCGCGCGCTGGCGCGTCACTACGGCTTCATCGTCGACCCGGCCCCACCCCGTGCCCCTGAAAAGAAGGGCAAGGTGGAGGCAGGCGTGCGCTACGTGAAGGGCAACTTCTTCGCCGGGCGGGCCGGAGAGGACGCGCGCGAGTGCGAGGCCGCCCTGCAGCGCTGGCTGCGGGACGTGGCGTCGGTGCGCGTGCACGGCACGACGGGGCGTCAGCCGCGCCTCCTCTTCCAGGAGGCAGAGGCCTCGGCGCTGCGTGCGCTGCCGGCAGCCGCGTGGGCGCCCGAGGTGTGGCACGAGGCCCGCGTGCACCGCGATGCCCACGTCATGTACGGCCGACGGCTGTACTCGGTGCCTTGGCGTCTCATCGGCCAGCCCGTCTGGCTATGCGTCACGGCCCACGACGTGCGCGTGTACGCCCAGGACGAGCGCGTGGCCACCCACCCCCTGCGCGGCGAGGGCCACCGCAGTACCGTGGAAACCCACCTGCCCGAGGCGCGCGCAGCCCTGCGCCACCGCAGCCGCAGCCACTGGGAGACGCGGGCGGCCCGGCTGGGCCCCCACACCGAGGCGTACGTGCGCGCCGTCTTCGACGCGGATGACGTCCTCAGCCAGCTGCGCTGCGTGCAGGCCATGGTGGTGCACCTGGAGGGCTTTCCGCGCGAGCGAGCCGAGGCCGCGTGCCGCCGGGCGCTGCACTTCGGCAACCTGCGCTACCAGGGCCTCAAGGACATCCTGCGCCGCGGCCTGGACTTGCAGCCGTTACCCCAGGACGGGCACCTGGCCCTCGCCACGCCCGCCGCCACTGCTACGCCGCCGGCTCCCCGCTACGCGCGCGACGTGCGCACGCTGCTGCTGCGCTAG